TGTTTGATTTTGCCTTGTGCGTGGAACTCATTTAATGCGTTACTTAGCTCTGGCGATACCACCGAAACATGCGCTCCGGTCTGAAGCAAAAGCATAACCTTGCGCGTGGCGACTTCGCCGCCACCGACAACCAGGCAAGCTTTGTTTTTGATGTTGAGGAAGACCGGCAGAAAATCCATGATGTTTCGAAGAGTTTTTAATCCCAATAATAAAGGAAGCGCTGATTAATTCTAAGCCAAATACCGGCTTATGCGTTAATCAGCGCTTCCTAGAGTTGAGGCAATTTTCTACAGCGATATCCGTATAGAAGTTTTTACCGGGGAAGGCTATAAACTGGATTCCAGTTTAAGTATATCTTCCAGTTTGATGTTCGTTCCGGTTCCTTTGAACACGGTGCCTACTTTCTTCTTGCTCAGATGCTCGATGTTGAGGTTATAGACTTCTTTTGAGAGCGGGAAATATTTGACTTCCGTCACCAGCGCCGCGGCATTCTGCATGTAGAAATTAACAAATTCCTGAACTTCGGGTTTTTCGGTCGATTTGGCGTTGACGTAGATGAATACAGGGCGCGATAACGGTTTATAGCTGTTATTTTCTACCGTGGCAGCGGATGGCAACACGCCGCCGTTGCCATTGTCGATCGCGACGGCGCTGATTTTTTTGCTATTTTCGATGTAATACGCGAAGCCGAAGAATCCTAACGCGTAAATGTCGCTGGCGACGCCTTGTACCAGCACGTTGTCATCTTCCGATGCGGTGAAATCGCCGCGGCTTGATTTGGCTTTGCCGACAACGGCTTCGGTGAAGTACTCGAAGGTACCGGAATCCGCGCCGGGGCCGTAGAGCTTAATCTTTTTGTCAGGCCATTCGGGATTGATTTGATTCCAGCTGGTGATTTTACCTTGCGCACCCGGTTCCCAGATTCTCTTCAGCTCGTCGACGGTGATGGTTTTGCTCCAGGTATTTTTTGGATTTACAACGACGGTCAAAGCATCAAATGCGATGGGCATTTCGATATATTGCACGCCTGCTTCCTTACAGGCTTCCATTTCCAGTTGAGTGATGGGACGCGAGGCATTGACGATATCGATTTCATTGCGGCAGAATTTTTTGAACCCGCCGCCTGTTCCGGAGATACCGACGGTGACACGAACCGCACCACGCTTGGCAATCTGGAAGTCTTCGGCGACTGCTTCGGTAATGGGGAAAACCGTGCTGGAACCG
The DNA window shown above is from Nitrosomonas sp. Is35 and carries:
- a CDS encoding PstS family phosphate ABC transporter substrate-binding protein; this encodes MLTSFNFRTFLAAILLSASAITTTIASPIVKIDGSSTVFPITEAVAEDFQIAKRGAVRVTVGISGTGGGFKKFCRNEIDIVNASRPITQLEMEACKEAGVQYIEMPIAFDALTVVVNPKNTWSKTITVDELKRIWEPGAQGKITSWNQINPEWPDKKIKLYGPGADSGTFEYFTEAVVGKAKSSRGDFTASEDDNVLVQGVASDIYALGFFGFAYYIENSKKISAVAIDNGNGGVLPSAATVENNSYKPLSRPVFIYVNAKSTEKPEVQEFVNFYMQNAAALVTEVKYFPLSKEVYNLNIEHLSKKKVGTVFKGTGTNIKLEDILKLESSL